A stretch of Macadamia integrifolia cultivar HAES 741 chromosome 7, SCU_Mint_v3, whole genome shotgun sequence DNA encodes these proteins:
- the LOC122084629 gene encoding 60S ribosomal protein L8-1-like, protein MGRVIRAQRKGAGSVFKSHTHHRKGPARFRSLDFGERNGYLKGVVTDIIHDPGRGAPLAKVTFRHPFRYKHQKELFIAAEGMYTGQFLYCGKKATLMVGNVLPLRSVPEGAVVCNVEHHVGDRGVIARASGDYAIVISHNPDNDTSRFVVYLSLLLLSLCLFFH, encoded by the coding sequence ATGGGTCGTGTAATCCGAGCACAAAGGAAGGGAGCAGGGTCTGTCTTCAAGTCCCACACACACCATCGCAAGGGCCCTGCTCGCTTCCGCAGTCTCGACTTCGGAGAGCGAAATGGGTATCTGAAGGGGGTCGTGACCGACATCATCCACGACCCAGGCCGAGGCGCCCCACTCGCGAAAGTCACCTTCCGTCATCCCTTCCGATACAAGCACCAGAAGGAGCTTTTCATTGCTGCTGAGGGTATGTACACGGGTCAGTTCCTCTACTGTGGCAAGAAGGCCACTCTGATGGTTGGGAACGTGTTGCCTCTTCGTTCCGTCCCTGAAGGTGCTGTGGTCTGCAACGTTGAGCATCATGTTGGTGATCGAGGTGTTATCGCTAGGGCATCAGGTGATTACGCCATCGTCATCAGTCACAACCCTGATAATGACACCTCCAGGTTCGTTGTatacctctctcttcttctcctctccctctGTTTGTTTTTCCACTAG